From one Rhizobium rosettiformans genomic stretch:
- a CDS encoding RNA polymerase factor sigma-32, with protein MKATSADRHIIKYAMSQPYLEREEELDLAIRWKENDDQGARNRIAQAHMRLVIAMASKFRGFGLPLNDLIQEGYIGLLEAAARFDPGREVRFSTYAGWWIRASMQDYILRNWSIVRGGTSSSQKALFFNLRRLRAKLAQGDNRLSDQAIHQEIASALGVSLADVQSMDARLSGNDASLQTPVAGRNGEGTEQLEMLESNEALPDEQVTSIIDGERWNGWLKDAMNRLNERESRIIKARRLTEDGATLEELGAELGISKERVRQIETRALEKLKVALTDKAPTAARLEMAM; from the coding sequence ATGAAAGCCACATCCGCTGACAGACACATCATAAAGTATGCCATGTCACAGCCCTATTTGGAGCGCGAGGAAGAGCTCGACCTTGCGATCCGCTGGAAGGAAAATGACGATCAGGGTGCGCGAAACCGCATCGCCCAGGCGCATATGCGTCTGGTCATTGCCATGGCCTCCAAGTTCCGTGGTTTTGGTCTGCCGCTCAACGATCTGATCCAGGAAGGCTATATCGGCCTTCTTGAAGCGGCTGCCCGCTTCGACCCTGGTCGCGAAGTGCGCTTCTCGACCTATGCCGGCTGGTGGATCCGGGCCTCGATGCAGGACTATATCCTGCGCAACTGGTCGATCGTCCGCGGTGGCACCAGCTCCAGTCAGAAGGCGCTGTTCTTCAACCTGCGTCGCCTGCGCGCCAAGCTCGCTCAGGGCGACAATCGCCTGTCCGATCAGGCGATCCATCAGGAAATTGCCTCGGCGCTCGGCGTCAGTCTCGCCGACGTTCAGTCGATGGATGCACGCCTCTCCGGCAACGACGCCTCGCTTCAGACCCCTGTAGCTGGTCGCAATGGCGAAGGTACCGAACAGCTCGAGATGTTGGAGAGCAACGAGGCGCTGCCGGACGAGCAGGTCACGTCCATCATCGATGGCGAGCGCTGGAATGGCTGGCTGAAGGATGCGATGAACCGCCTCAACGAGCGTGAAAGCCGGATCATCAAGGCGCGGCGCCTCACGGAAGATGGCGCAACGCTGGAAGAACTCGGCGCCGAGCTCGGGATTTCCAAGGAACGTGTCCGCCAGATCGAAACCCGGGCCTTGGAAAAACTGAAAGTCGCCCTCACGGATAAGGCGCCGACTGCAGCTCGCCTTGAAATGGCAATGTGA
- a CDS encoding HpcH/HpaI aldolase/citrate lyase family protein, producing MTSEASSFRFHHPSRLRRSVLTVPAINDRALDKVTGLDCDAVIFDLEDSVAEDRKADARHKLLEFLQNADLDHRERIIRINASDTPHFREDMRLVLQCLPDAVLLPKVEEPVTVQDVADLLGEQDAAEGLRIWAMIETPRGVLNAAAIASSGRTSDSRLDAFVVGLNDLRKATGIPAAPGRTYLVPYLMQVVLAARAYGLDVIDSVSNDFRDLEAFSDESAQGRAMGFDGKMLIHPAQVEPANHHFGPSEPAIAEARLVVETFSDLAHAGLNVINIDGRMIERLHAEEAARLLAKVDMITARKDKP from the coding sequence ATGACATCAGAGGCCTCCTCCTTTCGGTTCCACCACCCGTCCCGCCTTCGCCGATCCGTCCTCACGGTGCCCGCGATCAACGACCGCGCCCTGGACAAGGTGACGGGCCTCGATTGCGATGCCGTCATCTTCGATCTCGAGGATTCGGTCGCCGAAGACCGGAAAGCAGACGCCCGGCACAAGCTTCTAGAATTCCTGCAAAATGCCGACCTTGACCATCGGGAACGCATCATCAGGATCAATGCCTCCGACACACCGCATTTCCGCGAGGACATGCGCCTCGTCTTGCAGTGCCTGCCAGACGCCGTGCTGCTTCCCAAGGTCGAGGAACCGGTCACGGTGCAGGACGTGGCGGATCTGCTCGGCGAACAGGATGCGGCGGAAGGTCTCAGGATCTGGGCCATGATCGAAACGCCCCGCGGTGTGCTCAACGCGGCAGCGATTGCCTCTTCGGGGCGAACCAGCGACAGCCGGCTCGACGCCTTCGTCGTTGGGCTGAACGACCTGCGCAAGGCGACCGGCATTCCGGCAGCCCCCGGACGCACCTACCTGGTTCCTTACCTGATGCAGGTCGTGCTCGCCGCTCGCGCCTATGGTCTCGACGTGATCGACAGCGTGTCGAACGATTTTCGCGACCTCGAAGCCTTCTCTGATGAAAGCGCTCAAGGGAGGGCCATGGGCTTCGACGGCAAGATGCTGATCCATCCGGCGCAGGTCGAACCCGCCAACCACCATTTCGGCCCTTCGGAGCCTGCCATCGCCGAGGCCCGTCTGGTGGTAGAGACCTTTTCCGACCTGGCCCATGCGGGCCTCAACGTCATCAACATCGATGGGCGCATGATCGAGCGGCTGCATGCCGAGGAGGCCGCCCGCCTCCTTGCCAAGGTCGACATGATCACCGCCAGAAAGGACAAGCCATGA
- a CDS encoding cysteine hydrolase family protein: MPIGSRPGTALLLIDLQSVFWDEGPYEDVAKADAMSAILAEVAKAKAENLPIIAVRQEWSILSTKIIARLTMRGQAIEGTPGTQIAKPFAGLAEHVLVKRVQDAFETGELDELLERLDVGKLRIVGLDFRYCVAKTALAARQRGYAVEVVTRATLCVNQTAGDQTRGILSSNAVILR, encoded by the coding sequence ATGCCTATTGGCAGCCGTCCCGGGACAGCACTGCTCCTGATCGATCTGCAATCCGTGTTCTGGGACGAAGGTCCCTATGAGGACGTAGCAAAGGCGGATGCGATGTCAGCCATCCTCGCCGAAGTGGCGAAGGCGAAGGCCGAAAATCTGCCGATCATCGCGGTGCGCCAAGAGTGGTCCATCCTATCGACAAAGATCATCGCGCGCCTGACAATGAGAGGCCAAGCAATTGAGGGAACGCCCGGAACCCAGATCGCGAAGCCCTTTGCAGGGCTTGCCGAACACGTCCTTGTCAAGAGAGTTCAGGACGCATTCGAGACGGGCGAGCTGGACGAGCTTCTGGAAAGGCTCGACGTGGGTAAGCTCCGAATTGTGGGGCTGGATTTCCGATATTGTGTCGCAAAGACCGCCCTTGCCGCCCGCCAGAGGGGGTATGCAGTCGAAGTCGTCACCCGGGCAACCTTGTGCGTCAATCAAACTGCTGGCGATCAAACCCGCGGGATACTCTCCTCAAATGCTGTCATTCTGAGATAG
- a CDS encoding M48 family metalloprotease — MQFLSRNSAIAAEMDRRRRPFRLASSVAVLVSAGLVLSSCQSVFEQAYEPSVAPSSNPQIVDEVQKGDPRAQMGAREHPRIVASYGGEYSDAKTERLVARIAGALTAVSENPNQSYRITILNSPAINAFALPGGYLYVTRGLLALANDASEVAAVLSHEMAHVTANHGIERQRREEAEVIASRVVAEVLSSDLAGKQALARGKLRLAAFSRQQELQADVIGVRTLGEAGYDPYAAARFLDSMARYSQFSSVDPDADQSLDFLSSHPNAPQRVELAKRHARAFGPEGSHGETGRDYYLNGIDGLLYGDSPQEGFVRGQTFLHGQLGIRFDVPQGFQIDNKVEAVLATGPGDVAIRFDGVADSQKISLPNYISSGWVTGLLPDTIRTISVNGLEAATARASADRWDFDITVIRIGPQIFRFLTAVPKGSPALETTAAQLRASFRRITPQEAASLKPLRVRVVTVGSNDSVGTLSARMMGTDRKLELFRLINALGPTSTVTPGMRVKIISE, encoded by the coding sequence ATGCAGTTTTTGAGCCGGAACAGCGCGATAGCTGCCGAAATGGATCGGCGGCGCCGGCCCTTCAGGCTTGCGTCGAGTGTTGCCGTGCTCGTCTCGGCCGGTCTCGTGCTCTCGTCCTGCCAGTCAGTGTTCGAACAGGCCTACGAGCCGTCCGTTGCGCCCTCCAGCAATCCGCAGATCGTCGACGAAGTCCAGAAGGGCGACCCACGCGCTCAGATGGGTGCCCGTGAACACCCGCGCATCGTCGCATCCTATGGCGGCGAATATTCCGACGCCAAGACCGAACGCCTGGTGGCGCGCATCGCCGGGGCCCTGACGGCGGTCTCGGAAAACCCGAATCAGTCCTATCGCATCACCATCCTGAACTCGCCGGCGATCAACGCCTTCGCCTTGCCGGGCGGCTATCTCTACGTGACACGCGGTCTCCTGGCGCTCGCCAACGACGCGTCGGAAGTGGCAGCCGTACTCAGCCACGAAATGGCGCACGTCACGGCTAATCACGGCATCGAACGGCAGCGACGCGAAGAGGCGGAAGTGATTGCGAGCCGCGTCGTTGCTGAAGTGCTCTCCAGCGACCTCGCCGGCAAGCAGGCGCTGGCGCGCGGCAAGCTGCGCCTCGCCGCCTTCTCGCGCCAGCAGGAGCTGCAGGCTGACGTCATCGGCGTACGCACACTCGGCGAAGCCGGTTACGACCCCTATGCTGCCGCGCGCTTTCTCGATTCCATGGCCCGTTACAGCCAGTTCAGCTCTGTCGATCCCGATGCCGACCAGAGCCTCGACTTCTTGTCGAGCCATCCGAACGCCCCGCAGCGTGTGGAGCTGGCAAAACGCCATGCCCGCGCCTTCGGTCCGGAGGGCAGCCATGGCGAAACCGGCCGCGACTATTACCTGAACGGCATTGATGGCCTGCTCTATGGCGACAGCCCCCAGGAGGGTTTCGTTCGTGGCCAGACCTTCCTGCATGGGCAACTCGGAATTCGCTTTGACGTGCCCCAGGGCTTCCAGATCGACAACAAGGTCGAGGCCGTCCTCGCCACCGGACCTGGCGATGTCGCCATCCGTTTCGACGGCGTGGCCGACAGTCAGAAGATCAGCCTGCCGAACTATATCTCGAGCGGCTGGGTAACCGGTCTCCTGCCGGATACGATCCGCACCATCAGCGTCAACGGACTGGAAGCGGCGACCGCCCGTGCCTCGGCCGATCGCTGGGATTTCGATATCACCGTGATCCGGATCGGGCCGCAGATCTTCCGCTTCCTGACAGCAGTGCCCAAGGGCAGCCCGGCCCTCGAAACAACGGCAGCCCAGCTGCGCGCCTCTTTCCGCCGGATCACGCCGCAGGAAGCAGCCTCGCTGAAGCCGCTCCGCGTCCGCGTGGTGACGGTCGGTTCCAACGACTCGGTCGGAACCTTGTCGGCACGCATGATGGGCACCGATCGCAAGCTTGAACTCTTCCGGCTGATCAACGCGCTCGGCCCGACCTCGACGGTCACCCCAGGCATGCGCGTCAAGATCATCTCGGAGTGA
- a CDS encoding MarR family winged helix-turn-helix transcriptional regulator gives MKKYEQLYRLIWLSRPLMQAAEARVERGLDGTGLTVRMRAVLEILHAHGSASVPEIAMKLEIKRQYVQLMVNETLAEGLTVGRTNPRHKRSTMIALTPKGQSLIEEVVMREKRLVEQLGAEIDASDIETALQVVRILLEKLKVEGEEQAK, from the coding sequence ATGAAAAAATATGAACAGCTTTATCGCCTCATATGGTTGTCGCGTCCGCTCATGCAGGCCGCAGAGGCGCGTGTCGAGAGAGGGTTGGACGGCACCGGGCTGACCGTTCGCATGCGGGCAGTTCTCGAAATTCTTCACGCCCATGGGAGCGCCAGCGTACCCGAAATCGCGATGAAGCTTGAGATCAAACGACAGTATGTGCAGCTGATGGTCAACGAAACGCTTGCGGAAGGCCTCACAGTCGGCCGCACCAACCCGCGTCACAAGCGATCCACGATGATTGCGCTTACCCCCAAAGGCCAGAGCCTGATCGAAGAGGTCGTGATGCGTGAAAAACGGCTGGTGGAACAGCTCGGTGCGGAGATTGATGCGAGCGATATCGAGACAGCACTTCAGGTGGTGAGGATTCTACTTGAGAAACTGAAGGTCGAGGGGGAGGAGCAAGCGAAGTGA
- the leuB gene encoding 3-isopropylmalate dehydrogenase: MTARNLLLLPGDGIGPEAMAEVRKIIGYMNEAQGAGFVTDEGLVGGSAYDAHGAAISEEDMAKALAADAVLFGAVGGPKWDDVPYEVRPEAGLLRLRKDLELFANLRPAICYPALANASSLKPELVEGLDILIVRELTGGVYFGEPKTITDLGNGQKRAVDTQVYDTYEIERIAAVAFELARTRNNAVCSMEKRNVMKSGVLWNQVVTATHKEKFSDVKLDHMLADAGGMQLVRAPKQFDVIVTDNLFGDMLSDVAAMLTGSLGMLPSASLGAPDAKSGKRKALYEPVHGSAPDIAGKGIANPIAMIASFAMCLRYSFNMVTEADRLEKAIANVLDKGIRTGDIMADGCRQVGTVEMGDAILEEFKALSA, translated from the coding sequence ATGACAGCTCGCAATCTTCTCCTTTTGCCCGGTGACGGCATCGGCCCCGAGGCCATGGCCGAAGTTCGCAAGATCATCGGCTACATGAACGAGGCGCAGGGCGCTGGCTTCGTCACCGACGAAGGTCTCGTCGGCGGTTCCGCGTATGATGCCCATGGCGCGGCAATTTCCGAAGAAGACATGGCTAAGGCGCTTGCTGCCGACGCCGTTCTCTTCGGTGCCGTTGGCGGCCCGAAGTGGGACGACGTCCCTTACGAGGTTCGCCCGGAGGCCGGCCTGCTTCGTCTGCGCAAGGATCTCGAGCTCTTCGCCAATCTGCGGCCCGCCATCTGCTATCCGGCGCTCGCCAACGCTTCCTCGCTGAAGCCGGAACTGGTCGAGGGTCTCGATATCCTCATCGTCCGCGAGCTGACCGGTGGCGTCTATTTCGGTGAGCCGAAGACCATCACCGATCTCGGCAATGGCCAGAAGCGCGCCGTCGATACGCAGGTCTACGACACCTACGAAATCGAGCGCATCGCCGCCGTCGCCTTCGAACTGGCTCGCACCCGCAACAATGCCGTCTGCTCGATGGAAAAGCGCAACGTCATGAAGTCGGGCGTCTTGTGGAACCAGGTGGTTACCGCGACCCACAAGGAGAAGTTCTCCGACGTCAAGCTCGACCACATGCTGGCCGATGCCGGCGGCATGCAGCTGGTGCGCGCCCCGAAGCAGTTCGACGTCATCGTCACCGACAACCTCTTCGGCGACATGCTCTCCGACGTTGCCGCCATGCTGACCGGTTCGCTCGGCATGCTGCCGTCGGCCTCGCTCGGCGCCCCGGATGCGAAGAGCGGCAAGCGCAAGGCGCTTTACGAGCCGGTGCACGGTTCGGCACCCGACATCGCCGGCAAGGGGATTGCCAACCCGATCGCGATGATCGCCTCCTTCGCCATGTGCCTGCGCTATTCGTTCAACATGGTCACGGAAGCCGACCGTCTCGAAAAGGCGATTGCCAACGTGCTCGACAAGGGTATCCGCACCGGCGACATCATGGCTGACGGTTGCCGCCAGGTCGGCACGGTCGAAATGGGCGATGCGATCCTCGAAGAGTTCAAGGCTCTTTCGGCCTGA
- a CDS encoding thiamine ABC transporter ATP-binding protein, whose translation MRDETSTAIHLDAVRLTLGQRDFHFDFGFNARKITAIVGPSGSGKSTLLNLVSGFEQPDTGRIEIAGQDVTDLAPAERPVSLVFQDNNLFAHLDLFTNIGLGVHPGLRLAPADRKAISAALVRVGLAGYERRLPGSLSGGERQRAAFARALVRSRPILLLDEPFAALDPGLRSAMVDLLVELHAETAATILLVTHDPRDIMRLADHVVFLENGHVLVNASKSDFLTRTDVTAVRDFLSVAPIASESP comes from the coding sequence ATGCGCGATGAGACTTCGACGGCGATCCACCTCGATGCGGTGCGACTGACACTCGGCCAGCGCGACTTTCATTTCGACTTCGGTTTCAATGCCCGCAAGATCACCGCGATTGTCGGCCCGTCCGGATCGGGCAAGTCCACCCTGCTCAACCTCGTCTCCGGCTTCGAGCAACCCGACACGGGTCGGATCGAAATCGCGGGACAAGATGTGACGGATCTGGCGCCGGCGGAGCGGCCGGTCTCGCTGGTCTTCCAGGACAACAACCTCTTTGCCCATCTCGATCTTTTCACCAATATCGGCCTTGGAGTTCATCCGGGCCTGCGCCTGGCGCCGGCCGACCGCAAGGCGATCTCCGCCGCTCTGGTGCGCGTCGGCCTTGCAGGCTACGAGCGGCGGCTGCCGGGTTCGCTCTCGGGCGGAGAGCGGCAGCGGGCAGCCTTCGCTCGCGCTTTAGTCCGCAGCCGCCCGATCCTGCTCCTCGACGAGCCCTTCGCCGCACTCGATCCGGGTTTGCGGAGCGCGATGGTTGACCTGCTTGTAGAACTTCATGCCGAAACGGCGGCCACCATCCTGCTCGTCACCCACGATCCTCGCGACATCATGCGTTTGGCGGACCATGTCGTCTTCCTCGAAAACGGTCATGTGCTGGTGAATGCATCGAAGAGTGATTTTCTCACGAGAACCGATGTCACAGCCGTACGCGACTTCCTCAGCGTGGCACCGATTGCATCCGAATCGCCTTAA
- the metA gene encoding homoserine O-acetyltransferase MetA, translated as MPIRIPDTLPAFETLVHEGVRVMTETVAIRQDIRPLQIGLLNLMPNKIKTEVQFARLIGASPLQVELTLVRVGGHKAKNTPEEHLLSFYQTWDEVKDRKFDGFIITGAPVETLPFEEVTYWPELEEILDWTETNVHSTMNVCWGGMAAIYHFHKVPKHALKEKAFGVYRHRNLAPSSVYLNGFSDDFQVPVSRWTEVRREDIEKVPDLEILLESDEMGVCLVQEKRANRLYMFNHVEYDSTSLGDEYFRDKSAGIPIKLPHNYFPHNDDTLTPLNRWRGHAHLLFGNWINEIYQMTPYDLNEIGKDLAG; from the coding sequence ATGCCGATTAGGATCCCCGATACGCTGCCCGCCTTTGAGACCCTCGTGCATGAGGGCGTGCGGGTGATGACCGAAACCGTGGCCATCCGCCAGGACATTCGCCCGCTGCAGATCGGCCTGCTCAACCTCATGCCGAACAAGATCAAGACCGAGGTGCAGTTCGCCCGCCTGATCGGCGCCTCGCCGCTCCAGGTGGAACTGACGCTGGTGCGAGTCGGTGGCCACAAGGCCAAGAACACGCCGGAAGAGCATCTTCTTTCCTTCTACCAGACCTGGGACGAGGTGAAGGATCGCAAGTTCGACGGCTTCATCATCACCGGCGCACCGGTCGAGACTCTACCCTTCGAGGAGGTGACCTACTGGCCGGAACTGGAAGAGATCCTTGATTGGACCGAGACCAACGTGCATTCGACGATGAATGTCTGCTGGGGCGGCATGGCGGCGATCTATCACTTCCACAAGGTGCCGAAGCATGCCCTGAAGGAGAAGGCCTTCGGGGTCTATCGCCATCGCAATCTCGCGCCCTCCTCCGTTTATCTGAACGGCTTTTCCGATGATTTCCAGGTTCCGGTCTCCCGCTGGACGGAAGTCCGCCGGGAAGACATTGAGAAGGTGCCTGACCTGGAGATCCTGCTCGAATCCGACGAGATGGGTGTCTGCCTGGTGCAGGAGAAGCGGGCAAACCGGCTCTACATGTTCAACCATGTCGAATATGATTCGACCTCGCTGGGCGACGAGTATTTCCGTGACAAGTCGGCGGGGATCCCGATCAAGCTGCCGCACAATTATTTCCCGCATAATGACGACACGCTGACGCCGCTCAACCGCTGGCGCGGCCATGCGCATCTCCTGTTCGGCAACTGGATCAACGAGATATACCAGATGACGCCTTATGATCTGAACGAGATCGGCAAGGATCTGGCAGGCTGA
- a CDS encoding pyridoxal-phosphate dependent enzyme, which translates to MPLSPLHIETPLLRTSADYSKSGLPLWLKLDALQPSGSFKLRGVGLLCQHEVAKGAKEIYCASGGNAGIAAAVAGKALGVPVSIVVPQTTSAEVRTRIAATGANVLVHGSVFDEANAHAVALAAERKAAYVHPYDHPLLWEGHATLIDEVVKSGAEFDCVVTSVGGGGLLAGIVEGLRRNELSDVPVIAVETEGAASLNAAVLAKERVTLPAITSIANSLGARQVAQHVFDLLKTHPIESVTVTDAEAVAASLKFADAQRILVEPACGAALAVADVHSDLLSRFKAPLIEVCGGIGVSLAALEAWRARFL; encoded by the coding sequence ATGCCCCTTTCTCCCCTTCATATCGAAACGCCACTCCTGCGCACTTCCGCCGACTACAGCAAAAGCGGCCTGCCTCTCTGGCTGAAGCTCGATGCCTTGCAGCCTTCCGGCAGCTTCAAGCTGCGCGGGGTGGGACTGCTCTGCCAACACGAGGTGGCCAAGGGCGCGAAGGAGATCTACTGCGCCTCTGGTGGCAATGCCGGCATTGCCGCGGCCGTTGCTGGCAAGGCGCTTGGCGTACCAGTCAGCATCGTCGTACCGCAAACAACGTCCGCCGAGGTCCGCACGAGGATTGCCGCAACGGGCGCAAATGTCCTGGTGCACGGGTCAGTCTTCGACGAGGCCAATGCCCATGCGGTGGCACTCGCGGCGGAACGCAAGGCCGCCTACGTCCATCCTTATGATCATCCGCTGTTATGGGAAGGTCACGCAACGCTTATCGACGAGGTGGTCAAATCAGGTGCCGAGTTCGATTGCGTGGTGACGAGCGTCGGCGGCGGTGGGCTGCTCGCTGGCATCGTCGAAGGATTGCGCCGAAACGAGCTTAGCGATGTGCCCGTCATCGCAGTCGAGACGGAAGGCGCCGCTTCCCTGAACGCTGCCGTTCTCGCAAAGGAACGGGTGACGCTGCCGGCCATCACCTCGATTGCCAATTCGCTCGGCGCGCGCCAGGTCGCGCAACATGTCTTTGATCTTCTTAAAACCCACCCGATCGAAAGCGTCACGGTGACCGACGCCGAGGCTGTGGCAGCTTCACTGAAATTCGCCGATGCCCAGCGCATCCTCGTCGAGCCCGCCTGCGGTGCGGCACTTGCGGTGGCGGACGTCCATTCCGATCTGCTGTCGCGCTTCAAGGCACCGCTCATCGAAGTCTGCGGCGGGATCGGCGTATCGCTCGCCGCACTTGAAGCCTGGCGCGCCCGTTTCCTCTGA
- the leuD gene encoding 3-isopropylmalate dehydratase small subunit — MDKFVKLTGVAAPLPVVNVDTDMIIPKDYLKTIKRTGLGTGLFAEARYKEDGSENADFVLNKPAYRNAQILVAGDNFGCGSSREHAPWALLDFGIRCVISTSFADIFYNNCFKNGILPIVVSQEDLDKLMDDASRGSNAVLTVDLEAQEITGPDGGKISFEIDAFKRHCLLNGLDDIGLTLEKATSISTFEQSNAAQRPWA, encoded by the coding sequence ATGGACAAGTTCGTAAAGCTCACCGGTGTCGCGGCACCGCTTCCGGTCGTCAATGTCGACACGGACATGATCATCCCCAAGGATTACCTGAAGACGATCAAGCGCACCGGTCTCGGCACCGGCTTGTTCGCCGAGGCTCGCTACAAGGAAGACGGTTCGGAGAACGCGGATTTCGTTCTTAACAAGCCGGCCTATCGCAATGCGCAGATCCTCGTTGCCGGCGACAATTTCGGGTGCGGTTCCTCGCGCGAGCATGCCCCGTGGGCGCTTCTCGACTTCGGCATCCGCTGCGTGATCTCCACGTCGTTTGCCGACATCTTCTACAACAACTGTTTCAAGAACGGCATTCTGCCGATCGTCGTCAGCCAGGAAGACCTGGACAAGCTGATGGACGATGCGTCGCGCGGTTCGAACGCCGTGCTGACCGTCGATCTGGAAGCTCAGGAAATCACCGGTCCTGACGGAGGCAAGATCTCCTTCGAAATCGATGCCTTCAAGCGCCATTGCCTGCTGAACGGCCTCGACGATATCGGCCTGACACTCGAGAAGGCGACGAGTATCTCGACCTTCGAGCAGTCCAACGCCGCCCAGCGTCCCTGGGCCTGA
- a CDS encoding thiamine/thiamine pyrophosphate ABC transporter permease ThiP: MLRPLHQSRRQRLPAFAGGLLVLLAVAAFVGIALSALLAGRMTGGILQAFGDPVVRSVLSFTLWQAFLSTLLSVGLALPVVSALARQPAFPGRIWLIRLMAVPMGLPVLIGALGLIGIFGRNGIVNDALSSLGLSQPISVYGLTGILIAHVFFNLPLATRLMLSALERVPAEYWRMSASLGLSPIATFRFIEWPVLARVIPGAAGLIFMLCVTSFTLVLIFGGGPAATTIEVAIYQALRFDFNPERAVSLALLQITVTGVILIGLSLLPAASDTGVTSGRRFPRFDGRRPIVRLVDALLLSLAGLFLVLPLGQVVVSGLQADLARLISQAAFQQAALTSLLVALVSGTTATLLAFGAVAARTEIDTQRNRNAGNRLMSIALASLSSLVLLIPTSVLATGWFLALRSSGEVARFAPLIVAGINALMALPFAVRVLEPAYREHRARTGRLAESLGLSVAQRLRRVDWPELKRPFLTALAFSMALSLGDLGAVALFGSENIMTLPALIYASMGSYRSTDADGLALLLGMVCLLLALLGAPGTRQASKREAPDAR; the protein is encoded by the coding sequence ATGCTCCGACCGCTTCACCAGTCGAGACGTCAGAGGCTGCCCGCATTCGCGGGCGGCCTTTTGGTTTTGCTGGCCGTGGCGGCTTTCGTCGGTATCGCCCTGTCCGCATTGCTCGCCGGGAGAATGACCGGTGGCATTCTGCAGGCCTTCGGCGATCCCGTCGTTCGTTCGGTGCTGTCATTCACCCTATGGCAGGCGTTTCTCTCGACGCTCCTCTCCGTCGGTCTTGCCCTGCCCGTGGTCAGCGCGCTTGCCCGTCAGCCGGCTTTTCCCGGACGTATCTGGCTGATCCGCCTGATGGCCGTTCCCATGGGTCTGCCGGTTCTGATCGGTGCTCTGGGTCTGATCGGGATTTTCGGCCGCAACGGCATCGTCAACGATGCCTTGAGCAGCCTCGGTCTCTCGCAGCCCATCTCCGTCTACGGCCTGACCGGAATTCTGATTGCCCATGTCTTTTTCAACCTGCCGCTTGCCACGCGACTGATGCTGTCTGCCCTGGAGCGCGTGCCGGCTGAATATTGGCGAATGTCGGCGAGCCTCGGCCTGTCACCGATCGCCACCTTCCGCTTCATCGAGTGGCCCGTTTTGGCGCGCGTCATCCCTGGGGCCGCGGGGCTGATCTTCATGCTCTGCGTGACGAGCTTCACGCTGGTGCTGATCTTCGGTGGCGGCCCTGCCGCAACAACGATCGAAGTCGCCATCTACCAGGCTCTCCGCTTCGACTTCAATCCGGAGCGCGCCGTATCGCTGGCGCTGCTGCAGATCACGGTCACCGGCGTCATCCTCATCGGCCTCAGCCTGTTGCCGGCAGCCTCCGACACCGGTGTCACCAGCGGGCGACGCTTCCCCCGTTTCGATGGCCGACGCCCGATCGTCCGCTTGGTCGACGCGCTGCTGCTTTCGCTGGCCGGCCTCTTCCTCGTCCTGCCACTTGGCCAGGTCGTCGTCTCGGGGCTACAGGCAGACCTCGCTCGGCTGATATCGCAAGCGGCCTTCCAGCAGGCGGCCCTGACCAGCCTACTCGTGGCACTCGTATCAGGCACTACGGCGACACTGCTTGCCTTTGGCGCGGTCGCAGCAAGGACCGAAATCGACACGCAGCGAAACCGGAATGCCGGCAATCGCCTCATGTCGATCGCACTTGCCTCGTTGTCGTCGCTGGTTCTGCTTATCCCGACGAGCGTACTTGCCACCGGCTGGTTTCTGGCGCTCCGGTCGAGCGGTGAGGTCGCACGCTTTGCCCCCCTGATCGTCGCTGGCATCAACGCGCTGATGGCCCTGCCTTTTGCCGTACGCGTGCTGGAGCCGGCCTATCGCGAGCACCGCGCACGCACGGGGCGCCTTGCCGAAAGCCTGGGTCTCTCCGTTGCTCAGCGTCTGCGCCGCGTCGACTGGCCGGAGCTGAAGCGCCCATTTCTCACCGCGCTCGCCTTTTCCATGGCACTCTCCCTCGGAGATCTCGGAGCGGTCGCCCTGTTCGGCTCGGAAAACATCATGACTCTACCCGCCCTCATCTATGCGTCCATGGGAAGCTACCGCAGCACGGATGCCGATGGACTTGCCCTGCTGCTCGGAATGGTCTGCCTCCTCCTCGCGCTCCTCGGGGCGCCGGGAACCCGTCAGGCAAGTAAGCGGGAGGCCCCCGATGCGCGATGA
- a CDS encoding DUF1737 domain-containing protein: MKVYRFLTGPDDSSFCHRVTDALNKGWELHGSPSHTFNAAENKLYCGQAVVKTVHGKEYDPSMKLGEQ; the protein is encoded by the coding sequence ATGAAAGTCTATCGTTTCCTCACCGGCCCGGATGATTCGAGCTTCTGCCACCGCGTCACCGACGCGCTCAACAAGGGCTGGGAACTGCACGGATCGCCGAGCCACACCTTCAACGCCGCCGAGAACAAGCTGTATTGCGGCCAGGCCGTGGTGAAGACTGTGCATGGAAAGGAATACGATCCGTCGATGAAGCTCGGCGAGCAGTAA